GACGGTGAGCTAGAAGTTTTAGGAGAAGAACTGGTGGAACTATGCCAAACTTTCCTCCAATATGATGAATATTTGTTCTCTGCGGCCAATGAAGGTGATGTCTTTTGGAATGAAGGGGAAGCAGGAGATTATGTCAATGAACTATTCACAGACTCAGCCCAAAGATATGGAGCTAATCTGGATTTGAATTCCTCAAATCAGCCCTTATCACTTCCCGTCACCCGAAACATCATTGTCATGATTACAGTCGCGGCTGAGGGGGAAATTCCAGAGTTAGAAACCGATTTGGCTAACATCTCCGCCTTGAAAGCAGCCCTAAAAGCTCTAATTAATCTACACTACAAACATAAACTCCGCGCTATCCAAGTACATTTTTCCCCAGCCCAATTAGGTGATGAACTTTCCAGCGACCAATTATTGGAATATTATCCAGAATTGATTCCTCTGTAAATGATTTGTTAAGGCATAGGGCAGCGTGAGATGAATGGCTTGACACTCCCCGGTCTAAAGACGCGGGGATTCTTAATCGAATAATTGTCAAGACAACTGCTCGAATAATATCCGCTTTTCAGGTATTACCTTAGATGTACGGTTCTTGCCCTGATCCTGTTTGCCATTACTGGCAGAATCATCTCTGACAAGCGTAACTTTCCCGCAGTCCGCAGGTAGGTTTTTAATGTCTTTGCTGACAAATTTTAAATT
The DNA window shown above is from Anabaena sp. WA102 and carries:
- a CDS encoding DUF1517 domain-containing protein, whose amino-acid sequence is MFNRMMGRTRYIVCRLFLHLKGDEVAPILGVLNSAARTAINADGELEVLGEELVELCQTFLQYDEYLFSAANEGDVFWNEGEAGDYVNELFTDSAQRYGANLDLNSSNQPLSLPVTRNIIVMITVAAEGEIPELETDLANISALKAALKALINLHYKHKLRAIQVHFSPAQLGDELSSDQLLEYYPELIPL